A stretch of DNA from Sphingopyxis sp. MWB1:
GAGCGCGTCGAGCAAGGCTTCCTTGTCCGGAAAATGGCGATAGAGCGCCGTGGCGCTGACCCCGACATCGCGCGCCAAAGCCCGCAGCCCCAAGTCGCGAGCGTCGCCCCCCGCCAGTCGCGCAAGCCCCGCCGCAATCACTGCGGCGCGCAAATCGCCATGATGATAGCCGCCCTTGGTCGCCTGAGTGGGCGCTTTTCCAGACAGGGCGCTCCCGTCATCATCACGCCCGCCCTTATGGGATTCTGCCCTATCCGCCACGATATCCGTTTCGAACGGCGGAGAATTCTCGATGTTGACGTCGTTATCTTGATGATCCATGTTTTCACCGTAAACATAGCGAGTCGGTCGCGCAAGCAAAAGGAATAGCCTGATGGGGAGCAAAGTCGAAACGCTGATCCGCGGAGCGGTTACCAAAGGCATTGGTAAAGTCGCCAATTTCAACCGCCGCCGCCTTCCGCAGCCTGCCGACGCCCACCCTTTTCTGACCGGTCTTCATGCACCGATGACCGAGGAAGTGACGCTGGAGAATCTGCGCATCGAAGGCGAAATTCCGCCCGGCCTGTCGGGACGTTATCTGCGCAATGGACCGAACCCTGCGCTGCCTCCCGATCCGGCGAGCTATCACTGGTTTACCGGGGCCGGAATGGTGCATGGCCTGCGTATCGCAAGAGGCGGTGCGCAATGGTATCGCAATCGCTGGGTGCGGGGAAGCGAAGCCTGCGAAGCACTGAACGAACCCCTGCCCCCGGGCCCGCGATTGGAGCGGTTCGATGCGCCCAATACCAATGTCGTCGGATTGGCCGGGCGCACCTTTGCCATCGTCGAAGCAGGGGGAAAGCCCGTCGAGTTGTCAGACGAGCTCGATACGCTGGCCCACAATCCTTTCGACGGCACGTTAAAGGGAAGCTACTCCGCTCATCCCCATTATGATCCCAAGACCGGAGAAACCCACGCGATCACCTATAAAGGCGACCGCCCTGACCGGCTGTGGCACGTCGTGCTGGACGCGCGGGCGCAGGCGATCCGCGAGGAACCAATCCGCGTCAGCGACGGGCCTTCCGTGCATGATTGCGCGATCACTGACAAATATGTGCTGATCTTTGATCTGCCGGTCACTTTCTCGATGAAGGCGCTGCTCGCGGGATATAGTTTTCCCTATGCTTGGAATGCGGCGCATCCCGCGCGTGTGGGGCTCTTGCCGCGAGAGGGGAGCGATGCGGATGTTATCTGGGTGCCGGTCGATCCCTGCTACGTCTTTCACACTGCCAATGCCTTTGACACCGACGGTGGCCAAGTGATTGTCGATGTGGTGGCGCATGACACGATGTTCGCGCGGTCGACCCGGGGGCCGGACAGCGAACGGTCTCGGCTCGAACGCTGGACGATTGATCCGGCGGCGGGATTCACCCGCCGCACGATATTACACGATCATCCGCAGGAATTTCCGCGCTATGATGAACGGCGCACGACCCAGCCCTACCGTTTTATCTACAGCGTTGCGCTGCCCGATTATGATACAGGAGAGATGGCCGTGGCCGATAGCCGATTGTTTCGCTACGACCTCGGCAAGGGAGAAACGCTAGCGCGTGACTTTGGCCCCGGACGCTATCCCGGTGAATTTGTCTTTGTCCCGCGCGGCAAGACCGGAGCAGAGGATGATGGCTGGCTGGTTGGGCTGGTGGCCGACATGACAGACGAGCATAGCGAGTTGGTCATCCTCAACGCCGATGATTTCACCGGATCAGCGCAAGCGGCAATCCATCTTCCACACCGTGTTCCACCGGGGTTTCATGGCAATTGGCTGTCTGACTGACCAGCGGCGATGCAGCCATGATCTGCTCCGTGACGCGCAGTGAGCGGTCGTGATCGACGTCGATCGCCGCGCGCCCGTCGCTGATGATCAGCGGCGCAACCTTCACCCCCAGCTTCTTCGATAGGCGCTGGAAAATATGGTGGATCGGGCCCATTCCAAAGCGGAAGCGCAGCAGGTTGATAAAGCCAAAGGCGCGTAGCACCCGCAGCGGCTTTTTGACGAACTGCCCGCCGCCGCGAAACGCCTCCGCCGCGCGCAGCGCACTTGCATTGCCGATCCAATAGGCGTTGCAGTTGGAGACAGCGACGTCCGAAAATTCATAGAAACGCCGCTGCCCAGCGGGATGGACGGCGAGCACATCCTCACGCCGGGCAAAGGCGACCCCTCCCCCCGCGCCCAGCCGCAGCGCTTCGTCGCCAATTTTGGCGATGCTGGCTGCGCTGAGCAGGCAATTATCGGCGGTGGTGATCAACAGCGGAAAATCGGCATGCTCCGCCACCGCGAGGACCGAGTCCGCCAGATTGTCCGCTGCCTCGAGCAGGCTGAGCCGGGCCTCCAGCCGTTCAATCACCGGGTCAGCCATATGGCTCAGCAAATCCGGGGCATGCGAAGAGATAAAGATGCGCGCAGCGCCGCTTCGCTCCGCAGCTTCCAATATATGGGCGATCATCGGGCGCCCGGCGACGGGGACCAGGCATTTGTCGGCTACACCATGCGCGGCAGCGAGTGGATCAATCGCGCCTTCGCGGCGCCCCGCGAGGATGAGGATGGAGCCCAGGGTCATGCCGCATCCCGCTGTGCCGCATTGCTACCTATCTGGCGCGACATGCTTTCGGCGACGATGGTTTCGACAAGGTCGGTGTGGGAAAATCCCGCTGCGGCGGCGGAACGCGCAAACAGCTTCTGCGACCAGAGGTTGCAGTTGAGATTAACCTCGAGCAGGCGCACATCGCCCGTCGCGACATCGACGCGAAATTCGAAACGGCCATAGTCGAAGGGACGGAAAATCCCGACCATGCGCTGCGTATAATCTGCGATGCGCTGGCGAAGCGCGGCATCGTCAAGCGGCTTGATCGCATAGCCCACATGATGGGCAAGATCGCGCTTTTCCTGATAGGTGCGCAGCTCTGCCGGATCATCCTGTTCAAAAACCATCATCGGCAACATCGCGGGTTCGCCATCCAAAGTGATCACTGGCACCTCGACATCGCTACCCTCGATAAAGGGCTCGACGATCGCATCATGGTCGAGCGCATGGATTTCAGCGACGGCGCGGGCGAGGTCCGCGCGGTCGTGGGCGTCTCGCACGCCCCAGGAGGCCGAACTGTTATTGGGTTTGATCACCCATCGCCGCGCAGGGGGGCATTGACCAACATCGGCGGGAGCACCGCGGCGGAAGAGCGACCAGGGGGCGGTGGGCACGCCGCGGGCGGCGGCTTCGAGCTTGGTGAGATGTTTGTCATCCGACAGGCCGCGAACAATGGGCGACGCCCCGATATAAGGCAGGCCAAGCCGGTTGCAGAGCAAAGGCACCAGCATTTCAGAGTTGAAGAAGCCGCCCCGATTGAGCAGCGGAAAGACAAAATCGGCCGCAGGCTGGTCGAACAGCGCCGCATAATCATCAGCGACGAGCAGCGGCATCCCGAGCGACTCAAGCGCTTCGCGCATTTCGCAATGATAGACGGCATGATTACCATCCTCCGGGTGCAGGCCGCCGGTCCAGCGCGCATGCTTGGCGATGAAGAGAAGGCGCTGCGTATCGCGTAAATGCGCGGGCAGGCGCGTGGGCGCAAGATTGGTGGTTCGCATGACGCTGCTTTGAGCAGATCAAGGTTTCACGGCCATGTCGGGTTGATGACGCGGCTGCCATGGAAATGCAGCCATTCTGCAACAAGGCCAAAGGCCCGCCCTCCCCCGCGCACGAAAAAGGGCGGCGCCGTGCGGCACCGCCCTTCTGTTCGCAGGCACCCGGAAAATCACCGGGCCTGTTCAAACCGAATTACTTCAGTTCGACAGTCGCGCCGGCAGCTTCGAGCTTCTTCTTGATCTCTTCAGCTTCGGCCTTGTTCGCGCCTTCCTTGATCGGCTTCGGAGCGCCTTCGACCAGCGCCTTGGCTTCGCCGAGGCCCAGACCGGTGATCGCGCGGACTTCCTTAATGACGTTGATCTTGTTGCCACCGTCGCCGGTGAGGATCACGTCGAACTCGTCCTTTTCTTCAGCAGCCGGGGCAGCAGCGCCGCCAGCAGCCGGGGCAGCAGCGACAGCCGCAGCAGCCGAAACGCCCCACTTTTCTTCGAGCATCTTCGAAAGTTCAGCAGCTTCCAAAACGGTCAGCGCCGACAGGTCTTCAACGATCTTTTCAAGATCAGCCATTTTCATTCTCCATCATGTCCGGGAAAGCCCGGAAAATTTCAGTTCAACAAAAGATTATGCGGCTTCCTTGGCGCCATAAGCACCAAATACCCGCGCCAGCTGACCCGCCGGAGCCGCAGCGATCTGCGCGACCTTGGTGGCCGGAGCCTGCACCAGACCAATGATCTTGGCGCGCAGCTCGTCGAGCGAGGGAAGCGAAGCCAGCGCCTTCACGCCGTCGACGTCGAGGACCACATCCCCCATGCCGCCGCCAACGATTTCAAGCTTGTCGTTGGTCTTGGCAAATTCCACCGCAATCTTTGCAGCCGCGACCGGGTCGGTCGAAGCGGCAATGGCGGTGGGGCCGGTCAGCAGGTCGCTGATCCCGCCATAGGGCGTGCCATCGAGCGCGATTTTGGCAAGGCGGTTCTTCGTGACCTTGAAGCTCGCACCCGCATCGCGCATCTGCTGGCGCAGCACCGTCGACTGGGCGACGGTAAGGCCAAGGTTGCGAACAATCACAACCGCAGCCGCTGATGACAGCGTAGCGTTCAGTTCGGATACGGCTTGGGCCTTTTCAGTACGATCCATGCCTGTTCTCCACTCTATGCCCGGTGCCGTACCCCCCGAAAGGAAGGCGCGTCGCCGGGCGGCTTACAGATGCAAGCGCGTTTCCGGCAGAGCCAGATCCGCATTTGCACGACGATGTCCGAAGGGGTCGGTCAAGCCGCGAACGCCGGTGAAGGCGGGCGACCGAAAAAGACTGTTCCCCGTCTAGGCTGGAAATTAAGAAGGGCAAATCCCCTTCACCAACTGTCTCGGACGGAGCTGTCGCGGCCGGGGCCGGACAACTTGGAGGCCGCGAATAGCCGAAATTGCCGCCGAGTCAAGGCGAGAGGCGGGAGTTGGCGAAAGTGCCACGCAGCGTCACTTGCAAAAAGCGCGTCAAGATATATCTTAGTTATATCTTTAAGTGGTTGGGTGACGATATGCGACAGGACCAAAAAGGATATGGGTGCCACCGGCGCCCGGCAATCGACCGCTCCAGGCCCCGCGCCATGCGGCAGGCCATGCGCGGCGGGATGGAACGTTTTGCGGGTCGCGCGCGCCACCGGAAAATGCATCTCGGCGGGCATGATCTTGACCGCGACTTCGACGCAAGTTTTCACGATGCGGGCGACGGACATGGCCGGCGGAGGCGCAGACGCATGTTCGACGGCGGCGAATTGCGGTTGGTGCTGCTCAAACTGATCGCCGATGAACCCCGGCACGGCTATGACCTGATCCGCCGGATCGAGGAGCTGACCGGGGGCGCCTACACCCCCAGCCCCGGCATCATCTATCCCACGCTGACCTTGCTTGACGACATGGGTCAGATTGCCGCCGCCGACAGCGACGGCGCGAAAAGGCTGTTTTCCATTACCGATCCGGGCCGCGAAGAGCTGGTGGCGCATGCGGAACGGGTCGCGCGGCTGATGACGCGGCTGGCCGAAGTCGGCGCGACCCGTCAGCGCAGCGACTGCGCGCCCATACGCCGCGCCATGGGCAATTTGAAAGCGGTGCTGGTCAACCGGTTGCGCGATGGCAATCTGGACGAAGCGACCCGGCAGCTTATCGTCGCGTTGATCGACGAAACCGCGCAAAAGATTGAGCGGCTGTGATGACCGGAACCGCAAGCAGCACGGCGAAAGTGCCCACCGCCCATGCGAGCAAGTATCTGCAACAGCTGTGCAAGCATTGGCAGCATAATCTGGCGGTCGAATATAGCGCCGACGAAGGGCGCGTGACCTTCCCCAAAAATGTGCGCGGCGCCGACTGGCCGGACGATGCCATCGTGCATTTTCGCGCCGAGGCCGAGGCCCTAAACGTCCGCATCGAGGCCAGTATTGATGCGCAGCGCGACGGGCTGAAAGAGGTGGTGGCGCGGCACTTGGACCGTTTTGCCTTTCGCGAGGCGCCGCTGGCCTTTGCCTGGGAAGATGCGGCGACCTAGGCCTGCGGGGGGCGGCAACTCTTCCGTGCCTTGGGGCAGGCCCCTTCCCGGCTGCAGCTGGCTGCATGGCTTACAGGGGAGCCGCTTTGCGGTAAGACGCGATCTTTGTGGCTTTGTGCGAGCAATCACCTGCGCGGGGGCTGCGAGCCGACGCACAGCCCGCGGGGTTGCGTCGCCCGGCGTTCGCCGAACGACGCAATGACGGTTGGGGTGAATTCCTTCCTTACACTTCGCCTGCCACCGCGCGTTTGCGGGCGTATAGGAAATAGATGGCGAGACCCGCGATGTTCCACATCAGGAACCAGAATTGCGTCTGGCTGGGCAAGCTGAAGAACAGATAGAGGCAGCCGAGGATCGCGATCCCGCCGACCAGATTGGGTAGCGGGGCGCGGAAGGTGCGCGGGGCATCGGGAGCGCGGCGGCGCATGATGAGCATGCACAGCGCCACGGCGGAGAAAGCCGCGAGCGTCCCGGCATTGGCGAGCGCCGCCAGTTCGCCCAGCGGAATGAAGCCCGCAAGCACTGCGACAATCGCCGCCGTGAACAGCGTGATGCGCACCGGCGTCCCACGCGACGAAAGCCGGGCGAGGCTTTCGGGCAACATACCGTCGCGCGCCATCGTGTAGAAAATACGGCTTTGCCCATAAAAGAAGGCAAGGATCACCGTCGGCAGCGCGATAACCGCCGAAACGCCGAGATATTGCGCGACCAGCGGCTGGCCGAGTTCGCGCAGGATCAGCGCCAGCGGTTCCGGGCTGTTGGCAAAGCGAGTATAGGCAATGGCGCCGACCGCCGCGACCGCCACGGCGATATAGATGGCGACACAGGCAACCATCGAGCCGATGATGCCGATTTTAAGGTCGCGGTCGGGATTTTTGGTTTCCTCTGCCGCCGTCGCAATGGCGTCGAAGCCGTAAAAGGCGAAGAAGATGATCGCAGCAGCCGCCATCACCCCGCGCTCGACCCCGTCGGGGCCCATATGCTTGGCAAAGCCATAGGGGCTGAAGGGTTCCATATTGGCGGCGTTAAAAGCAGGCAGCGCCACCGCGACAAAAACGATGAGCGCAAGAATCTTGACGATCACCAACACTGCGTTGACCGTCGCGCTTTCGCGTGTGCCATAAAGCAGCATGGCGGCAACGACGCCAATGATGCCGATAGCGGGCAGGTTGACGATCCCGCCCAGTTCCGGCCCCTGCATCAGCGCCATGGGCACGCCCGCCCATGCTTCCAGCAAGGGGGCGGCATAGCCGGACCAGCCGACCGCGACCGCGCTGACGACGAGCGAATATTCGAGGATGAGGCTCCACCCGACGACCCAGGCGATAATCTCCCCTATCACCACATAGCTGTAGGTATAGGCGCTGCCCGAAGCAGGGATCATCGTCGCCATTTCGGCATAAGCCAGCGCGGCGCAGGCGCAGATCAGCCCGGCAATCAGAAAGGAAAGAATGACCGCCGGTCCCGCCTTGTCCGCCCCGACGCCGATCAAGGTCAAAATGCCGGTGCCGACAATCGCCCCGACGCCCAGCGCGATCAGATGCGGCCAGCTCAAACTGCGGACGAGTCCCTGGCCTTCGCGACTTTCCGGAACAATCACCTTACGGCGCATCAAACTGTCGGTCATTCCTCGCTCCCCTGACATTTGCGATGCTTGTGAAACGCAATTGTCGCAATGGCAACCGCCGACTGCATGCGTAGGCGAAAAAGCATAATGGGCCGGGAGACCTGCGTTTCCGCAGCGTCAAATTGGAGAAATGGGTGAGGTCAACTCTATTTCACGCGATTTTTCGTTGAAAATTGGAGGATTTATAGACGACGTTGCAGGCGGCGTTCGCGTCAGGACGTGATGGTGGATGGGGCTTTGGCGCTGCTTCTTTTTTGGTTCGCACAAAGCCACGAAGGCACAAAGAAGCGTTCATGGGCGACAGGATTCCTTCCTCTCCCATGTTATCGCGGGAGCCAGTCATCTTTGATTGAACACCCTATGTGCTCCCGCGAAGGCGGTAGGCTATTTCCCTTTGGGTGCCATTCCGACCCGGTCGGAGATGGGCCCCCGCGTTCGGGGGCACAGATTTTTTCCAGCGCACTTCCCTCAGAGCGATCCCTCGAACGACATGGGGGGCCTGAGGCATCCGTTTCGCGGCTCTGACCTTCTTCGTGGCTTGGTGGCTTGGTGGCTTTGTGCGAAAATACTGCCGCCGCGCTGGCAGGAAAGCCCCGGGCTTTAACGCTGGGGCGTCCCCACGGGCGATACCAAGGAAGGCGGGTCCCAGGGTCCAGCCCGGGATGACGCTGGGGCGTGACGATGACCCGTGACGAGGGGGAGTGAGGCTGGGCGCCGCCCCCCTTAGCGCGATTCAGAGGAGCGCTTCGATGGCTTCGGCCAGCTTGGCGTCGCGCTCGGAGAGACCGTTGGCGTCGTGGGTCGTCAGCAATATGTCGACGCGGTTATAAACGTTCGACCATTCGGGATGATGGTCCATTTTTTCAGCGATGATCGCGACGCTGGCCATAAAGCCGAACGCCTGCGCGAAATCGGCGAAGGTGAAGCTGCGGGTGATGGTGTCGCGTCCAGGCTCGTGGGTCCATTGCGGAAAGCGGACGAGGAGCGCGGCGCGCGCGGCGTCATCGAGTTTCTGGACCATCTGTTGTTTCTCCCGCTGGTAATGACCGGAGCCTCGCCATAAGGAAGGGCGCGATGAGCGACAAGCCCGGCCCTTTATCTTCGCCCTCGCCTGCGCGGTCCCTGCCCTCCGGATGGGCGGGCGGCGCGCCCGATGCCGATGCCTTTTACCAGATGGCCGAGGCTGCGCTGGCAGCGCTGCCCGCGCCTTTTCATCCGCATATCAAGGGGCTGTTGATCACAATTGAGGATGTGGCCGACGAAGCGACGCTGGACGCGCTGGAAATCGACCATCCCTATGAGCTGACCGGCCTGTATGAAGGGCGGCCGCTCACCGAGCGGAGCATTGATGTGAGCGGCGCCATGCCCGACCGGGTGACGCTGTACCGCGTACCGATATTGGTCGAATGGATCGAGGGTGGCGAGCGGCTCGACTGGTTGATCCATCACGTGCTGATCCATGAAATCGGCCATCATTTCGGCTTTTCGGACGACGATATCCACGCGCTGGAGGATATGGCGTGAGCGGCGGCGACTGGCTACTGCGGCTGGAGCAGATTGCCTCTATTCGCGGCGAGCGGTTGTTGTTCGAAGGCGTGTCGCTGTCGCTGGCGCGCGGCGAGGCGCTATGGCTGCGCGGGCCCAATGGCGCGGGCAAGTCGAGCTTGATCCGCATTATCGCGGGGCTGCTCCGCCCCGCCGCCGGGGAGGTCGAGCGGCGCGGGCGCATGGCGATGATCGACGAGGTGAACGCGCTTGACGGCGAGCGCCCCTTGCGCCGCGCGCTCGATTTCTGGGCGCGGATCGACGGCATCGACGGGCCGATGGTCGCGCGGGC
This window harbors:
- a CDS encoding 8'-apo-carotenoid 13,14-cleaving dioxygenase — translated: MGSKVETLIRGAVTKGIGKVANFNRRRLPQPADAHPFLTGLHAPMTEEVTLENLRIEGEIPPGLSGRYLRNGPNPALPPDPASYHWFTGAGMVHGLRIARGGAQWYRNRWVRGSEACEALNEPLPPGPRLERFDAPNTNVVGLAGRTFAIVEAGGKPVELSDELDTLAHNPFDGTLKGSYSAHPHYDPKTGETHAITYKGDRPDRLWHVVLDARAQAIREEPIRVSDGPSVHDCAITDKYVLIFDLPVTFSMKALLAGYSFPYAWNAAHPARVGLLPREGSDADVIWVPVDPCYVFHTANAFDTDGGQVIVDVVAHDTMFARSTRGPDSERSRLERWTIDPAAGFTRRTILHDHPQEFPRYDERRTTQPYRFIYSVALPDYDTGEMAVADSRLFRYDLGKGETLARDFGPGRYPGEFVFVPRGKTGAEDDGWLVGLVADMTDEHSELVILNADDFTGSAQAAIHLPHRVPPGFHGNWLSD
- a CDS encoding NTP transferase domain-containing protein codes for the protein MTLGSILILAGRREGAIDPLAAAHGVADKCLVPVAGRPMIAHILEAAERSGAARIFISSHAPDLLSHMADPVIERLEARLSLLEAADNLADSVLAVAEHADFPLLITTADNCLLSAASIAKIGDEALRLGAGGGVAFARREDVLAVHPAGQRRFYEFSDVAVSNCNAYWIGNASALRAAEAFRGGGQFVKKPLRVLRAFGFINLLRFRFGMGPIHHIFQRLSKKLGVKVAPLIISDGRAAIDVDHDRSLRVTEQIMAASPLVSQTANCHETPVEHGVEDGLPLALIR
- a CDS encoding D-alanine--D-alanine ligase family protein; protein product: MRTTNLAPTRLPAHLRDTQRLLFIAKHARWTGGLHPEDGNHAVYHCEMREALESLGMPLLVADDYAALFDQPAADFVFPLLNRGGFFNSEMLVPLLCNRLGLPYIGASPIVRGLSDDKHLTKLEAAARGVPTAPWSLFRRGAPADVGQCPPARRWVIKPNNSSASWGVRDAHDRADLARAVAEIHALDHDAIVEPFIEGSDVEVPVITLDGEPAMLPMMVFEQDDPAELRTYQEKRDLAHHVGYAIKPLDDAALRQRIADYTQRMVGIFRPFDYGRFEFRVDVATGDVRLLEVNLNCNLWSQKLFARSAAAAGFSHTDLVETIVAESMSRQIGSNAAQRDAA
- the rplL gene encoding 50S ribosomal protein L7/L12; this encodes MADLEKIVEDLSALTVLEAAELSKMLEEKWGVSAAAAVAAAPAAGGAAAPAAEEKDEFDVILTGDGGNKINVIKEVRAITGLGLGEAKALVEGAPKPIKEGANKAEAEEIKKKLEAAGATVELK
- the rplJ gene encoding 50S ribosomal protein L10, with the protein product MDRTEKAQAVSELNATLSSAAAVVIVRNLGLTVAQSTVLRQQMRDAGASFKVTKNRLAKIALDGTPYGGISDLLTGPTAIAASTDPVAAAKIAVEFAKTNDKLEIVGGGMGDVVLDVDGVKALASLPSLDELRAKIIGLVQAPATKVAQIAAAPAGQLARVFGAYGAKEAA
- a CDS encoding PadR family transcriptional regulator, with product MHLGGHDLDRDFDASFHDAGDGHGRRRRRRMFDGGELRLVLLKLIADEPRHGYDLIRRIEELTGGAYTPSPGIIYPTLTLLDDMGQIAAADSDGAKRLFSITDPGREELVAHAERVARLMTRLAEVGATRQRSDCAPIRRAMGNLKAVLVNRLRDGNLDEATRQLIVALIDETAQKIERL
- a CDS encoding DUF2218 domain-containing protein — encoded protein: MTGTASSTAKVPTAHASKYLQQLCKHWQHNLAVEYSADEGRVTFPKNVRGADWPDDAIVHFRAEAEALNVRIEASIDAQRDGLKEVVARHLDRFAFREAPLAFAWEDAAT
- a CDS encoding amino acid permease; this translates as MTDSLMRRKVIVPESREGQGLVRSLSWPHLIALGVGAIVGTGILTLIGVGADKAGPAVILSFLIAGLICACAALAYAEMATMIPASGSAYTYSYVVIGEIIAWVVGWSLILEYSLVVSAVAVGWSGYAAPLLEAWAGVPMALMQGPELGGIVNLPAIGIIGVVAAMLLYGTRESATVNAVLVIVKILALIVFVAVALPAFNAANMEPFSPYGFAKHMGPDGVERGVMAAAAIIFFAFYGFDAIATAAEETKNPDRDLKIGIIGSMVACVAIYIAVAVAAVGAIAYTRFANSPEPLALILRELGQPLVAQYLGVSAVIALPTVILAFFYGQSRIFYTMARDGMLPESLARLSSRGTPVRITLFTAAIVAVLAGFIPLGELAALANAGTLAAFSAVALCMLIMRRRAPDAPRTFRAPLPNLVGGIAILGCLYLFFSLPSQTQFWFLMWNIAGLAIYFLYARKRAVAGEV
- a CDS encoding 4a-hydroxytetrahydrobiopterin dehydratase; translated protein: MVQKLDDAARAALLVRFPQWTHEPGRDTITRSFTFADFAQAFGFMASVAIIAEKMDHHPEWSNVYNRVDILLTTHDANGLSERDAKLAEAIEALL
- a CDS encoding metallopeptidase family protein; the protein is MSDKPGPLSSPSPARSLPSGWAGGAPDADAFYQMAEAALAALPAPFHPHIKGLLITIEDVADEATLDALEIDHPYELTGLYEGRPLTERSIDVSGAMPDRVTLYRVPILVEWIEGGERLDWLIHHVLIHEIGHHFGFSDDDIHALEDMA
- the ccmA gene encoding heme ABC exporter ATP-binding protein CcmA — encoded protein: MSGGDWLLRLEQIASIRGERLLFEGVSLSLARGEALWLRGPNGAGKSSLIRIIAGLLRPAAGEVERRGRMAMIDEVNALDGERPLRRALDFWARIDGIDGPMVARAMGAMGLEALADVPVAMLSTGQRKRAAMARVIASSAPLWLLDEPGNGMDERAQARLVAAIAAHRAGGGAVVLASHFALGLPDVAELDMGVLA